In Nostoc sp. GT001, a genomic segment contains:
- a CDS encoding GNAT family N-acetyltransferase, whose amino-acid sequence MLIQKGEISIRLMQDEMYDYELMAKWLTNAKVLEFYEGRDNPFPLERIIETYKPMVRGDEPVIPCLLYYQNIPIGYLQYCTLNDLSETDRQLYHLDQTERVYAIDLFIGETDYWNKGIGTKILSVVIDYLFEQCQAHKIVIDPQVDNYRAIRCYEKCGFVKVKLLPANELHEGEYGDCWLMAIEPKK is encoded by the coding sequence ATGCTGATTCAAAAAGGCGAAATATCGATTCGTCTCATGCAAGATGAAATGTATGATTATGAGTTGATGGCAAAATGGTTAACTAATGCAAAAGTTTTAGAATTTTATGAGGGAAGAGATAATCCTTTTCCCTTAGAAAGAATTATAGAAACATACAAACCGATGGTTAGAGGAGATGAGCCAGTTATTCCGTGCCTCCTCTACTATCAAAATATTCCCATTGGTTATTTGCAGTATTGTACGCTCAATGACTTATCGGAAACTGATAGACAATTGTATCATCTCGACCAAACTGAGCGTGTTTATGCGATTGACTTGTTCATTGGCGAAACCGACTATTGGAACAAGGGAATTGGTACAAAAATTCTGTCAGTAGTTATCGACTATCTTTTTGAACAGTGTCAAGCTCATAAAATTGTCATAGATCCGCAGGTTGATAATTATCGTGCTATTCGCTGCTATGAAAAATGTGGTTTTGTGAAAGTAAAACTATTGCCAGCAAATGAACTGCATGAAGGAGAATATGGAGATTGTTGGCTCATGGCAATAGAGCCAAAGAAATGA
- a CDS encoding cupin domain-containing protein: MEKYLVTKEEIESYEGLEKTHFLNSNARRLNKSLGDLTGLKNIGFHIIEVEPGRESTELHMHYHEEECVYVIEGEAEATIGESVYPVKAGDFIGYRAGGKPHNLKNTGNSIFKCIVVGQRLDHDIGDYPNLQKRIYRSKGLKWNLVDMENIAEPVAGKKA; encoded by the coding sequence ATGGAAAAGTATTTAGTCACCAAAGAAGAGATTGAGTCTTATGAAGGACTAGAAAAAACACATTTTCTTAACTCCAATGCTCGCAGACTGAATAAGTCTTTAGGGGATTTGACAGGGTTAAAAAATATCGGTTTCCACATCATTGAAGTAGAGCCTGGACGTGAATCAACGGAGCTTCATATGCACTATCACGAAGAAGAGTGCGTATACGTTATTGAGGGAGAAGCTGAGGCAACAATTGGAGAAAGCGTTTATCCAGTTAAAGCAGGAGATTTTATTGGATATCGCGCTGGTGGTAAGCCGCACAACCTGAAAAACACAGGCAATTCTATATTCAAATGTATAGTAGTTGGTCAAAGGCTAGACCATGATATTGGTGATTATCCAAATTTGCAGAAGCGCATATATAGGAGCAAGGGTTTAAAGTGGAATCTGGTCGATATGGAAAATATAGCCGAACCAGTAGCAGGTAAGAAGGCATAA
- a CDS encoding IS4 family transposase: MKLKNFTDLNAWAVEQWGDAELGDTRRTQRAIAIGAAIAANPQGSLPDMMQGWNEIRAAYRLFAEDDVTHKALIQPHITETKQSATEIKSNVVLFIQDTTELDYTHHRQVKGLGHIGDGKGRGMMLHTCLAVVPLPLNPQILGLAGQIPWLRSQKKDNDNTLVEALPELLRTDGEGEIWAEMVESIGTAPTPQTGSIWVSVGDRGSDIFSYLRRAKALYWHCLVRVTQNRVITKPDATKGYLKAFARSLQPMAEKTVVLRGRNGEPKRQVNLQVAWSQLTIQPPAIGCERKQQPIDGWCIRCWEPEGDLEWILFTTVAVNAREDALMQLDWYATRWLIEEYHKCLKTGCAVEKRQLESASSLVRLLGFFAIVSVRLLQLRQLSRSNSQLKAHEYIPTIMLKVLVARLGLTNCELTLGEFFLAIARLGGFLGRKSDGLPGWQTLWRGWLRLQDMCWAADFITQSV, encoded by the coding sequence ATGAAGTTGAAAAATTTCACAGACCTCAATGCTTGGGCAGTTGAGCAATGGGGAGATGCCGAATTAGGGGATACTCGTCGTACGCAAAGAGCGATCGCTATCGGTGCAGCCATAGCTGCCAACCCGCAAGGGAGTTTACCAGATATGATGCAAGGCTGGAATGAAATTCGTGCTGCGTACCGATTATTTGCGGAAGACGATGTAACTCATAAGGCATTAATTCAACCTCACATCACGGAGACGAAACAAAGCGCAACTGAAATAAAATCCAATGTTGTTTTATTCATCCAAGACACAACAGAACTAGATTATACTCATCATCGGCAAGTTAAGGGATTAGGGCATATTGGAGATGGCAAAGGTAGAGGAATGATGCTACACACGTGTTTAGCAGTAGTACCGTTACCTTTGAATCCACAAATTTTGGGATTGGCAGGACAAATACCTTGGCTGCGTAGTCAAAAAAAGGACAATGACAACACGTTGGTGGAAGCGCTACCAGAACTATTGAGAACAGATGGTGAAGGGGAAATTTGGGCAGAGATGGTGGAATCCATCGGCACTGCACCAACACCACAAACTGGGTCAATTTGGGTAAGTGTCGGAGACAGGGGGAGTGATATTTTTTCTTACCTTCGACGAGCCAAAGCTTTGTACTGGCACTGCTTAGTACGAGTCACTCAAAACCGAGTGATTACTAAACCTGATGCCACCAAAGGGTATCTCAAGGCATTTGCTCGTTCTTTACAACCAATGGCGGAGAAAACTGTTGTTTTGCGTGGGCGCAACGGAGAACCCAAACGTCAAGTTAACTTACAAGTAGCTTGGTCTCAATTGACAATTCAACCCCCAGCAATTGGCTGTGAAAGAAAACAACAGCCAATAGATGGTTGGTGTATTCGTTGTTGGGAACCAGAAGGAGATTTAGAATGGATTCTATTTACCACTGTTGCTGTAAATGCTCGTGAGGATGCCCTCATGCAACTAGATTGGTATGCTACACGTTGGTTAATTGAAGAGTATCATAAGTGTCTCAAAACTGGTTGTGCTGTAGAAAAACGTCAATTGGAGTCAGCTTCATCACTGGTAAGGTTACTTGGCTTTTTTGCTATAGTTTCAGTCAGATTATTACAGTTACGCCAACTTAGTCGCAGCAATTCCCAACTGAAGGCACACGAGTACATACCTACAATTATGTTAAAAGTCTTAGTTGCTCGTCTTGGGTTGACAAATTGTGAGTTGACTTTGGGTGAATTCTTTTTAGCGATCGCTCGTTTGGGTGGTTTTCTTGGCCGCAAATCCGATGGTCTACCTGGTTGGCAGACCTTATGGCGAGGCTGGTTGCGATTACAGGATATGTGTTGGGCTGCTGATTTTATCACCCAGTCAGTTTAA
- a CDS encoding EAL domain-containing protein, which produces MRRELRDAQVRAERQQAQNLLQTLASNIPGIIYSFVHHFNGSIVFEYISFGCLDLLELTPEQILSDASVCFAQIHIDDRAGCYTAAKRSAQTLKPFFYEWRLITPSGKLKWVQANARSECRENGDIVWHGVLLDVSDRKQAQELIIHNALHDPLTDLPNRTLLIERLELSINRTKRIETYRYAVLFLDLDRFKVINDSLGHLAGDQLLKSIAQKLKTHLREIDLVARIGGDEFVILLEGISGIEKAIQITERILKDFQTPLILNDSEVVISTSIGIVLGTKNYTRASDLLRDADIAMYKAKTQDRSSYKIFDIEMHTQAVNRLTLETDIRKALEREEFVIYYQPIVDILGDAYGGQSQDVSRELQLQAVRLIGFEALVRWQHPTRGLILPEKFVPVAEETGLIVQIDRWMFYKACQQLANWKTKFASHFPLKMSINLSAQDIRQASLIDGIDQTLSQMGLEGDSIALEITESMLIDNISQTIDLLTQLKDRKIQISIDDFGSGYSSLNYLHRLPADNLKIDRSFVSQMQEGNRNYQVVSTIIALSNQLGLAVIAEGIETPQQLQWLQELGCEFGQGYVFSKPLRYETAEVLLASQTTYLSSGEYGNRDAN; this is translated from the coding sequence GTGCGTCGAGAACTTCGGGATGCTCAAGTGCGGGCAGAGCGCCAACAAGCCCAAAATCTGTTACAAACATTAGCATCTAATATACCGGGAATAATTTATAGCTTTGTACATCATTTTAATGGTTCTATTGTCTTTGAATACATCAGTTTTGGCTGCCTGGATCTTCTAGAATTAACACCCGAACAAATTTTATCAGATGCCTCTGTGTGCTTTGCACAAATCCATATTGATGACCGTGCTGGATGTTATACAGCTGCCAAACGAAGCGCTCAAACTTTAAAACCATTCTTTTATGAATGGCGATTAATTACACCCTCTGGCAAACTGAAGTGGGTACAGGCAAATGCGCGTTCGGAGTGTCGAGAAAACGGGGATATTGTTTGGCATGGGGTTTTATTAGATGTGAGCGATCGCAAACAAGCACAAGAACTAATTATCCACAATGCCTTACACGATCCATTGACAGATTTACCGAATCGGACGCTTTTGATAGAACGGCTAGAATTATCAATTAACCGAACCAAACGAATAGAAACCTATCGTTACGCCGTCTTATTTCTCGATCTAGATCGGTTCAAAGTGATCAATGATAGCTTAGGACATTTAGCTGGAGATCAACTACTTAAAAGCATTGCTCAGAAGCTAAAAACTCATCTGCGAGAGATTGATTTAGTCGCTCGAATTGGTGGTGACGAATTCGTAATTCTCCTGGAAGGTATTTCTGGTATTGAAAAAGCTATTCAAATTACTGAGCGGATTCTAAAAGATTTTCAAACACCATTGATCCTGAATGATTCGGAAGTGGTTATCAGTACAAGCATCGGTATTGTCTTAGGAACAAAGAACTATACTCGCGCCTCCGATTTACTCCGAGATGCCGATATTGCTATGTATAAAGCCAAAACTCAAGATAGAAGTTCCTACAAAATTTTTGATATAGAAATGCACACTCAAGCCGTAAATCGACTCACTCTAGAAACGGATATCCGTAAAGCTCTCGAACGAGAAGAGTTTGTTATATACTATCAGCCGATTGTTGACATACTTGGCGATGCCTACGGCGGGCAAAGCCAAGACGTTAGTAGAGAATTGCAGTTACAAGCAGTTCGGCTGATTGGATTTGAGGCATTAGTGCGCTGGCAACACCCAACTCGCGGGTTGATTTTGCCGGAGAAATTTGTTCCTGTTGCCGAAGAAACAGGGCTAATTGTGCAAATCGATCGCTGGATGTTCTACAAAGCCTGTCAACAACTGGCAAACTGGAAAACCAAGTTTGCTAGTCACTTTCCACTCAAGATGAGTATTAATCTCTCTGCTCAAGATATTCGCCAAGCCAGCTTAATTGATGGCATCGATCAAACACTATCCCAAATGGGTTTAGAAGGCGATTCTATAGCGCTAGAAATTACCGAGAGTATGTTAATTGACAATATCAGTCAGACAATTGATTTATTAACCCAATTAAAGGACAGAAAAATTCAAATCAGCATTGATGACTTTGGTAGCGGTTATTCATCGCTTAATTATCTTCATCGTTTACCTGCTGATAATTTGAAGATCGATCGCTCCTTTGTAAGTCAGATGCAGGAAGGGAATCGTAATTATCAGGTCGTTAGTACTATTATTGCTTTGAGCAATCAACTCGGATTAGCCGTGATTGCCGAAGGTATTGAAACACCACAACAACTTCAATGGTTACAGGAACTTGGGTGCGAATTTGGTCAAGGTTATGTGTTCTCTAAACCTCTAAGATATGAGACAGCAGAAGTACTTCTAGCAAGTCAAACTACGTATTTGTCCTCTGGTGAATACGGCAACAGAGACGCTAATTAA
- a CDS encoding response regulator codes for MNVLMVEDSEIDAMLVIRELRRGGFNPIWQRVETVEELHTALNSRTWDLIISDYRLPGFNAPMALEIAKQSQKDIPFILVSGTIGEVSAVEMMKAGAHDYVMKDNLSRLLGGGASRTSGCSSAGRAPTSPKSVTNISI; via the coding sequence TTGAACGTCCTAATGGTTGAAGATTCAGAAATCGATGCCATGTTAGTTATCCGTGAACTGCGTCGCGGTGGTTTCAATCCAATCTGGCAACGTGTCGAAACGGTAGAAGAGTTACATACAGCCCTCAATAGCCGTACCTGGGATCTAATAATTTCAGATTACCGATTGCCTGGATTCAATGCTCCTATGGCTCTGGAAATAGCAAAGCAGAGTCAAAAAGATATTCCTTTCATTCTCGTTTCTGGCACAATCGGCGAAGTATCTGCTGTGGAAATGATGAAAGCAGGTGCTCATGATTATGTAATGAAAGACAACTTAAGCCGATTGCTAGGTGGCGGTGCGTCGAGAACTTCGGGATGCTCAAGTGCGGGCAGAGCGCCAACAAGCCCAAAATCTGTTACAAACATTAGCATCTAA
- a CDS encoding ABC transporter ATP-binding protein — MIEVEHLSKIYGSTPAITDVTFSVEPGEILGLLGLNGAGKTTTMRILAGYLPATNGNARIAGYDVHENSLAVRQRIGYLPETPPLYPDMTVEGFLHFVARIKGVPAGDRPNKVTAAIERCNLEDKRRVIIRKLSKGYRQRVGIAQAIVHDPPAIILDEPTVGLDPRQIIEVRNLIKSLAGTHTIILSTHILPEVSMTCSRVAIINRGKVVATNTPENLMTQLTGGSGYELEIEGEAALAKQVLQKVAGVSLIESIPTAGGHQPQENRAYLRVISQPGKEPGRDIATTLVRAGFGLHELRRVNATLEDVFLQLTTEEKNFDPDVDLAADKEGEAA; from the coding sequence ATGATTGAAGTTGAACATCTGAGTAAAATATACGGCTCTACCCCAGCAATTACTGATGTCACCTTTAGCGTCGAACCTGGGGAGATTTTAGGGCTGTTGGGCCTCAATGGCGCTGGAAAAACCACAACCATGCGGATTCTGGCTGGTTATTTACCGGCAACTAATGGAAATGCCCGGATTGCTGGTTATGATGTCCATGAAAATTCTCTGGCTGTGCGCCAACGCATTGGTTATTTACCCGAAACACCGCCGTTATATCCAGACATGACGGTGGAGGGATTTTTGCATTTTGTCGCCCGAATTAAGGGAGTTCCAGCAGGCGATCGCCCCAATAAGGTGACAGCCGCCATTGAACGCTGCAACTTAGAAGATAAGCGGCGAGTGATTATTCGCAAACTCTCTAAAGGATACCGCCAACGTGTCGGAATTGCTCAAGCGATCGTTCACGATCCCCCAGCGATCATTTTGGATGAACCCACCGTTGGACTAGATCCACGACAAATAATTGAAGTGCGGAATTTAATTAAAAGCCTCGCTGGTACTCACACAATTATTCTTTCCACGCACATTCTGCCAGAAGTAAGCATGACTTGTAGCCGCGTCGCCATCATCAACCGCGGTAAAGTTGTGGCAACTAATACACCAGAAAACCTGATGACTCAGTTGACAGGTGGCTCAGGGTATGAATTGGAAATAGAAGGAGAAGCTGCCCTAGCGAAACAGGTATTGCAAAAAGTCGCGGGTGTGAGTCTGATAGAATCAATTCCGACAGCCGGAGGTCATCAACCCCAGGAAAACCGCGCTTATCTGCGGGTGATCTCGCAACCAGGAAAAGAACCAGGACGCGATATTGCCACAACATTAGTGCGTGCAGGATTCGGTTTACATGAACTGCGGCGGGTTAACGCCACCTTAGAAGATGTATTCTTGCAACTGACCACAGAAGAAAAGAATTTCGATCCTGATGTAGACTTAGCAGCAGACAAAGAAGGAGAGGCAGCGTAA
- a CDS encoding ABC transporter permease: MGIVLSNIIAIYRRELQSYFVSPLAYAIAGIFWLIAGLFFVMILLGPDGILVGVAAIDAQGQQLGVPVPPIDVPYEFVRAFLDRMGWLLLFILPILSMGLYAEERKRGTLELLATSPITNWAVAVGKLLGVITFFITMVVPMLVLEAIAISGSNPPMTTSIPLLGHFGLILLAAAILSVGMFISSLTDSTILSAVLTFAVILLLLLIDLIAKIVPGPVGEALGYLSLLKHYNTLIQGIFDTSALILFASYIFLGIFLTAQSIDALRFQRQ, translated from the coding sequence ATGGGTATAGTGCTGAGTAATATTATTGCCATTTATCGCCGAGAGTTACAGAGTTATTTTGTATCGCCCTTAGCTTATGCGATCGCAGGCATATTTTGGTTAATCGCCGGGTTATTCTTCGTGATGATTTTGCTAGGGCCAGACGGCATTTTGGTAGGAGTTGCGGCAATAGATGCACAAGGGCAACAGCTGGGAGTACCAGTACCACCAATAGATGTCCCCTACGAATTTGTCCGAGCATTTTTGGATCGTATGGGATGGCTATTGTTGTTTATCCTGCCGATTCTCTCGATGGGACTCTATGCCGAAGAACGGAAGCGGGGTACTTTAGAACTTTTAGCCACCTCACCAATCACCAATTGGGCGGTAGCTGTAGGTAAATTATTAGGTGTGATAACATTTTTTATCACAATGGTTGTACCCATGCTAGTGTTGGAAGCGATCGCCATCAGCGGCTCAAATCCACCAATGACGACCTCAATTCCCTTACTGGGTCATTTTGGATTAATCTTACTAGCAGCGGCAATTTTATCTGTAGGAATGTTTATTTCTTCATTAACAGACAGCACAATTTTGTCTGCTGTTCTTACCTTTGCAGTAATCTTATTATTGTTATTGATTGATTTAATCGCTAAAATTGTCCCTGGTCCCGTAGGTGAAGCTTTAGGTTATCTATCATTGCTGAAACATTACAACACATTAATCCAAGGCATTTTTGATACTAGCGCTTTAATTTTATTTGCCAGTTACATTTTTTTGGGCATCTTTCTTACAGCTCAATCAATTGATGCACTGCGTTTTCAAAGGCAATAG
- a CDS encoding Gldg family protein yields MKIVAKNKLWKYLFWLGPFLIAVGLTVGLVSEQWGLIPLAFLITGIVISGLGIILQSYQTNWWNRRSTQAGTNALVATLAVLAILGLINFLGTRYHLRADLTEAQLFTLAPQSRELVRVLPQPVKVWVFDINQNPQDRELLENYQRQSSKFKYEYIDPQARPGLAEKFGVKDYGEVYLESGDKRQLVQTVNQNERLSEIRLTSRLQQLTNSTTAKVYLLQGHGERQVSPGKDAISQAVQGLGDKNFTTSPLNLGETSRVPQDAAVVIVAGPKRGLFEGEVKALQEYLNRGGNLLLMIDPNTDPKLNSLLQEWGVRLDNRLAVDVSGESVVGLGPAAPLVTEYGQHPITKDFSNGNSFYPIARPLEITSVPGVEATPLLRTKPYPSSWAESDLQSEKLEFNADKDLKGPLTLGVALTRKPTPKSTSTPQPAPTPSPLPSPTTQSKTSPSPKTPQALLPSPTTQSKASPTPPASPTPASSPTPSSQTAAESRLVVLGNSNFATDGLFQQQLNGDVFLNSVTWLSQQDQQPLSIRPKEPKNRRIILTTNQSNLLILSSLLVLPLIGFAIAVIIWWKRR; encoded by the coding sequence ATGAAGATAGTTGCAAAAAATAAACTGTGGAAATATCTGTTTTGGTTGGGCCCGTTCCTAATTGCTGTCGGCTTAACAGTTGGATTAGTCTCTGAACAATGGGGATTAATTCCATTAGCATTTCTAATTACGGGAATTGTCATCAGTGGATTGGGCATAATATTGCAAAGCTACCAAACCAACTGGTGGAACCGTCGTTCTACCCAAGCTGGGACTAATGCCCTAGTGGCAACTTTGGCAGTACTAGCAATTCTAGGATTGATTAACTTTTTGGGGACTCGCTATCACTTGCGGGCAGACTTAACAGAGGCTCAATTATTTACTCTTGCACCCCAGTCACGTGAATTAGTAAGAGTTTTACCACAGCCAGTAAAAGTTTGGGTGTTTGATATTAACCAAAATCCCCAAGACAGAGAACTACTAGAAAATTATCAACGCCAAAGCTCAAAATTTAAATATGAGTATATCGATCCCCAAGCTAGACCAGGACTTGCAGAAAAGTTTGGCGTCAAAGATTACGGGGAAGTTTACCTAGAATCTGGCGATAAACGGCAATTAGTGCAAACAGTAAATCAAAATGAGCGATTGTCAGAAATTAGATTAACTAGTCGTCTGCAACAACTAACAAATTCAACCACAGCTAAAGTTTACTTATTACAAGGTCATGGCGAACGCCAAGTTTCGCCTGGTAAAGATGCAATATCACAAGCAGTTCAGGGATTAGGCGATAAAAACTTTACAACATCACCGTTGAATTTAGGAGAAACTTCCAGAGTTCCTCAAGATGCGGCTGTAGTGATAGTGGCTGGCCCCAAACGAGGATTGTTTGAGGGTGAAGTCAAAGCTTTGCAAGAATATCTTAATCGCGGCGGTAATTTACTGCTGATGATTGATCCGAATACCGATCCCAAACTTAACAGCTTGCTACAAGAGTGGGGTGTTCGTCTGGATAATCGTTTAGCAGTCGATGTCTCTGGCGAAAGTGTTGTGGGACTTGGCCCTGCTGCACCCTTAGTCACAGAATATGGACAACATCCGATTACTAAAGATTTCAGTAACGGCAATTCTTTTTATCCAATTGCTCGACCACTGGAAATTACATCTGTGCCTGGTGTTGAGGCTACTCCACTGCTACGAACCAAACCCTACCCCAGCAGTTGGGCAGAAAGCGATCTCCAAAGCGAAAAATTAGAGTTTAATGCAGATAAAGACCTGAAAGGGCCTCTAACCTTGGGCGTTGCCTTAACAAGAAAACCAACACCCAAATCTACTTCCACTCCCCAACCTGCACCCACACCTTCACCTCTACCATCACCAACCACTCAAAGCAAGACTAGCCCTTCTCCCAAGACTCCGCAAGCATTACTACCATCACCAACCACTCAAAGCAAGGCTTCCCCCACTCCCCCTGCCTCCCCTACCCCCGCTTCTTCCCCTACTCCCTCATCTCAAACAGCTGCCGAGTCACGGTTAGTGGTTTTAGGAAATTCTAATTTCGCTACTGATGGCTTGTTTCAACAGCAACTAAATGGAGATGTATTCCTCAACTCAGTTACTTGGCTGAGTCAACAGGATCAGCAACCCCTTTCCATTCGCCCCAAAGAACCGAAAAACCGTCGAATAATCCTGACTACTAACCAAAGCAATCTTTTAATATTGTCGTCTTTGTTGGTTTTACCTTTAATTGGGTTTGCGATCGCAGTTATTATTTGGTGGAAACGACGGTAA
- a CDS encoding DUF4340 domain-containing protein, with translation MKLPKTTLILILLTLGLGCFVYFYEIRGATVREEIKEQKQKIFSFAEDDVQSLTVKTNKITLNLERNPESSSNPKWLIKAPISGPANDAIVSYLMDLLVKGNSDRTLSTPAKELGEFALDQPQATINITLKNQQSHQLILGKSNFNGRFLYAQADPATKPDGNINVLLVSTDFANAVNRELSEWKQPVDNSQKLPGLSTPLPTPTNSK, from the coding sequence ATGAAATTGCCGAAAACGACTTTAATTTTGATATTGTTAACGCTGGGTTTAGGTTGTTTTGTTTACTTCTATGAAATTCGGGGTGCAACTGTGCGCGAAGAAATCAAGGAGCAAAAGCAGAAAATTTTCTCTTTTGCAGAAGATGATGTGCAGTCTTTAACAGTTAAGACAAACAAAATCACCCTGAATCTGGAACGCAACCCTGAATCTTCTAGTAACCCCAAGTGGTTAATCAAAGCTCCAATATCGGGCCCAGCAAATGACGCTATTGTTTCTTATTTAATGGATTTGTTAGTCAAAGGTAATAGCGATCGCACTTTATCAACTCCAGCAAAAGAACTTGGAGAATTTGCCTTAGATCAACCCCAAGCAACTATTAATATCACCCTAAAAAACCAACAAAGCCATCAGTTGATTTTGGGTAAATCCAACTTTAACGGACGTTTCTTGTATGCTCAAGCTGACCCTGCTACGAAACCCGATGGAAATATAAATGTGCTGTTAGTATCTACAGATTTTGCAAATGCCGTGAATCGGGAACTATCAGAGTGGAAACAACCTGTAGATAATAGTCAGAAGCTACCTGGACTCAGCACCCCTTTACCAACTCCGACAAATAGTAAATAA